The Sulfurospirillum halorespirans DSM 13726 genome has a window encoding:
- a CDS encoding OprD family outer membrane porin gives MKLAKLSLVTIVVAGLTTSSFAADTLADAFKNGKINGEIKAYYFDREGSPNLSTAATEKVNSDIFTTGIMLHYNTDSFYGFKLGATMQSSSSPFADGAIGTAGTAKDDFKNEMYGSGTVLSEAYIEYTLDKTSVKVGRQFINTPLVAGSPSRIILQSFEGAMLTNTDLPQTTIVAGVITKYQDRTDFAGNIADFQNLDSALGSYAYTLLAINKSLSNTTLTAQWLGINGNNTATGVGDFYYLEAAYANTLGEYRYGLALNHEYKATEKLNEEDGKMYGAKASLGYGDFNTYVAYTTITKDGDIKGNSMGGGLGGGTQTVFAKGLQNKPGTFTKDTDAYSVDANYLFKNINFKLGARYTGVEDNANDKEYAYTDIYTTYTFVGALKGLSTDIMYQDWGKDADGHDFWFKANYKF, from the coding sequence ATGAAATTAGCTAAACTTAGTTTGGTAACGATCGTTGTTGCTGGTTTAACCACTAGCTCATTTGCAGCAGATACACTGGCGGATGCTTTTAAAAATGGAAAGATTAATGGAGAGATTAAGGCATACTATTTTGACAGAGAAGGTTCGCCAAATTTAAGTACTGCCGCAACCGAAAAAGTTAACTCTGACATTTTCACAACAGGCATTATGCTTCATTATAATACGGATTCATTCTACGGCTTCAAATTGGGTGCGACGATGCAGTCAAGCAGTTCGCCTTTTGCTGATGGTGCTATTGGCACTGCGGGTACGGCGAAAGATGATTTTAAAAACGAGATGTATGGTTCTGGCACAGTATTATCAGAAGCCTATATAGAGTATACACTTGATAAGACATCTGTTAAAGTGGGTCGCCAATTTATTAACACTCCTTTAGTTGCAGGTAGCCCTTCACGTATTATCTTGCAATCCTTTGAAGGGGCTATGCTTACCAATACCGATCTTCCTCAAACAACTATCGTAGCAGGTGTTATTACAAAGTATCAAGATAGAACAGATTTCGCAGGAAATATTGCGGATTTTCAAAATCTTGATTCTGCTCTTGGTTCTTATGCGTATACACTCCTTGCTATCAATAAATCGCTTTCCAATACAACGTTGACAGCGCAGTGGTTAGGTATTAATGGTAATAATACAGCTACAGGCGTAGGTGACTTTTATTATCTAGAAGCTGCTTATGCCAATACATTGGGTGAATATCGATACGGTCTTGCTTTGAACCATGAGTATAAAGCAACGGAAAAACTGAATGAAGAAGACGGCAAAATGTACGGTGCAAAAGCCAGTTTAGGGTACGGTGATTTTAATACCTACGTTGCATATACTACTATTACCAAAGATGGTGATATCAAAGGTAATTCTATGGGTGGCGGTCTTGGTGGTGGTACCCAAACGGTGTTTGCCAAGGGATTGCAAAATAAACCAGGCACCTTTACCAAAGATACGGATGCCTATTCTGTTGATGCAAATTATTTATTTAAAAACATTAATTTCAAATTGGGGGCAAGATACACCGGAGTTGAGGATAATGCAAATGATAAAGAGTATGCCTATACCGATATTTATACGACATATACCTTTGTAGGTGCCCTTAAAGGATTATCGACAGATATCATGTATCAAGATTGGGGAAAAGATGCTGATGGACACGATTTTTGGTTCAAAGCGAATTATAAATTCTAA
- a CDS encoding IS3 family transposase has protein sequence MRKKRSSFTTEFKTLVVLEALKGELTISQLAAKYAITSKNILNWKQLFLDNAALAFEATDSTKSSKAELAKLKKENEKLASKLSSLASERDYAIEKLKDLDL, from the coding sequence ATGCGCAAAAAACGTTCATCTTTTACAACTGAGTTTAAAACACTGGTTGTTCTTGAAGCGCTTAAAGGGGAACTAACCATTTCACAATTAGCCGCTAAATATGCTATTACATCTAAAAATATTCTCAATTGGAAACAACTTTTTTTAGACAATGCTGCGCTTGCTTTTGAAGCGACTGACTCAACCAAATCTTCCAAAGCCGAACTTGCCAAGCTCAAAAAAGAGAATGAAAAACTTGCTTCCAAATTATCCTCTTTAGCGTCTGAAAGGGATTATGCGATTGAAAAACTCAAAGATTTAGATTTATAA
- a CDS encoding 4Fe-4S binding protein gives MKKIKASTLRTLTILAFVLLVIIGLAFHTGTGTISAFGYKTISAICPLGSLEAQLASKTFLPQVLISLAVFVLITILFGRIFCAWACPVPLFRKWFPKNNSKINHAEKEVHASSQQTSKTADSSYFVLGGALASSFVFGFPVFCLICPVGLTFAVLIGAWRLIQFNEPTWSLLIFPVILVLELVFYRYSCSKFCPLGALISLVSRLNIFMRPKIDQKVCMQTSKGIECKLCKSVCNEAIDLHEPAKASTLSRCTKCRDCADVCPMSAIKFPFFSQKNDKHL, from the coding sequence ATGAAAAAAATTAAGGCATCAACCCTTCGTACCCTGACGATTTTAGCATTTGTCCTGTTGGTGATCATAGGTTTGGCTTTTCACACAGGCACGGGAACTATTTCTGCTTTTGGATATAAAACGATCTCCGCCATTTGTCCTTTAGGCTCACTTGAAGCGCAATTAGCCAGCAAAACATTCTTACCTCAAGTACTGATTTCCTTGGCAGTATTTGTGCTGATTACCATCCTTTTTGGTCGTATTTTTTGTGCTTGGGCGTGCCCTGTTCCTTTGTTTCGCAAATGGTTTCCTAAAAATAATTCAAAAATAAACCATGCGGAAAAAGAAGTTCACGCTTCCTCTCAACAAACTTCAAAGACGGCAGATTCCAGTTATTTTGTATTAGGCGGAGCTTTGGCTTCAAGTTTTGTTTTTGGGTTTCCTGTCTTTTGTTTGATTTGTCCTGTGGGGTTGACCTTTGCTGTATTGATTGGCGCTTGGCGATTGATACAGTTTAATGAACCAACATGGTCGCTTCTAATTTTCCCTGTCATTTTGGTGTTAGAGCTGGTATTTTACCGTTACTCCTGCAGCAAATTTTGTCCTTTAGGCGCATTGATCTCTTTGGTAAGCCGTTTAAATATTTTCATGCGACCTAAAATTGATCAAAAGGTGTGTATGCAAACCAGTAAAGGGATTGAGTGTAAGCTGTGCAAAAGTGTCTGCAATGAAGCGATTGATCTGCATGAACCAGCCAAGGCTTCAACCCTTTCGAGGTGTACAAAGTGTCGTGACTGTGCGGATGTGTGTCCGATGAGTGCCATCAAATTTCCTTTTTTTAGTCAAAAAAACGATAAGCACCTCTAA
- a CDS encoding dimethyl sulfoxide reductase anchor subunit family protein, which translates to MGSEWSLVFFTSFVDLGCGLFVALAINEWFSINPQVRWRGAIAVLVALALGGLSSVLHLGHPERIFGAFSHPTSGIFIESSMIAITGICVLAYIFALKRNASHQNLKLITLIGAIPAVILAFAVGDSYVMASRPAWDTLVLPFAYLGSAAVLGCFAYRILVVSPSEHLVTQLKLLTQGLLVIQAVLMVAYLVALSNAPYSDVSRSATQVLMGGFSALFWGGIVIIGLLIPFGLTTLKKESVAPVMSATLGLVCVFIGAAAFRVLMFNLGSTVWQFF; encoded by the coding sequence ATGGGTAGCGAATGGTCATTAGTCTTTTTTACATCGTTTGTTGACTTAGGGTGTGGATTGTTTGTTGCATTAGCCATTAATGAATGGTTTAGTATCAATCCACAAGTACGATGGCGTGGCGCTATCGCAGTGCTTGTCGCATTAGCACTTGGTGGCTTATCCAGTGTATTACACTTAGGTCATCCAGAGAGAATTTTTGGAGCCTTTAGTCATCCAACCTCTGGTATTTTCATTGAGTCTTCTATGATTGCGATTACAGGCATTTGTGTGTTGGCATATATTTTTGCGCTCAAACGCAATGCATCGCATCAAAATCTTAAACTGATCACATTGATCGGCGCCATTCCTGCGGTGATCCTTGCGTTTGCGGTAGGGGATTCGTATGTTATGGCTTCTCGTCCAGCGTGGGATACGCTGGTTTTACCTTTTGCTTATTTGGGTTCAGCGGCTGTTTTAGGCTGCTTTGCGTATAGGATATTGGTTGTAAGCCCTAGTGAGCATTTGGTGACTCAGTTAAAATTGCTTACGCAAGGATTATTGGTTATTCAAGCTGTTTTAATGGTCGCTTATTTAGTCGCCTTATCCAATGCCCCTTACAGTGATGTCAGTAGATCAGCCACGCAGGTTTTGATGGGAGGATTTTCTGCTCTATTTTGGGGTGGAATCGTCATTATTGGGCTTTTGATCCCTTTTGGCTTAACCACGCTTAAGAAAGAGAGTGTCGCTCCCGTAATGTCAGCAACGCTTGGATTGGTGTGTGTTTTTATAGGAGCCGCCGCCTTTAGAGTGCTGATGTTTAATTTGGGCTCTACGGTTTGGCAGTTTTTCTAA
- the purN gene encoding phosphoribosylglycinamide formyltransferase yields the protein MVIKKIAILFSGEGSNLEKLLAALHNQVFEHCQIEVATTICNRPNAAGIEKSRSYGIEPLIIDHTLYGSREAFDEALVEAIHRSGAELTVLAGFMRFLTPYFTQQVKAINLHPSLLPLFKGGNAIKESFDSPMKIAGISVHYVSEELDGGEIIAQRCFEKSEGMNLEDFEAKIHTLEHELLPETVKNLLNRN from the coding sequence ATGGTTATAAAGAAAATTGCTATTTTATTCAGTGGAGAAGGGAGTAATTTGGAAAAATTGCTTGCGGCTCTTCACAACCAAGTATTTGAACACTGTCAAATCGAAGTTGCAACCACCATTTGCAATCGCCCCAATGCGGCAGGAATCGAAAAGTCACGCAGTTACGGCATAGAACCTCTCATCATCGATCACACGCTTTATGGTAGCCGTGAAGCCTTTGATGAAGCCCTTGTCGAGGCTATCCACCGCAGTGGTGCCGAGCTTACTGTGCTCGCTGGCTTTATGCGTTTTCTCACTCCGTATTTCACACAACAGGTTAAAGCGATCAATTTACATCCCTCACTCCTTCCGCTTTTTAAGGGAGGCAATGCTATAAAAGAGAGCTTTGATTCCCCCATGAAAATCGCTGGCATCAGCGTTCACTACGTCAGCGAAGAGCTCGATGGCGGTGAAATCATCGCTCAACGCTGTTTTGAGAAAAGTGAAGGCATGAATTTAGAAGATTTTGAAGCCAAAATCCACACACTCGAGCATGAACTCCTTCCCGAAACCGTTAAAAATTTACTCAATAGGAACTAA
- a CDS encoding 4Fe-4S binding protein, giving the protein MIRDNTLENTGVSIAQEQCTCYLHKASTCQCCSEACPTGAITLTLNHPIYDAALCLQCGACESACPMGAIEALTPSDAQLEEEIISRAVLNAKIIFTCKESEKKREGAISLKCLARLEPSLLLLSLAKGASEIKLISGECQKCALNHTLPSIHKTIEMTQKYADLCTVHIPIALECAQNISDNNLTCKDHSRRIFFLKLFRKKRVEPSVETAKIRQNNTKIPIPKKHQRFVQSLQLLAGKTPLPCSDDALFLAPNIDTTQCIGCTICANVCPTGALETDTSEENLGITSKRSRCVACHLCVDVCFKNAISLDAHNDLDTILSTQQILLYERQKNEDAFSCVTEKMGTLLGAKIYNT; this is encoded by the coding sequence ATGATAAGAGACAATACACTAGAAAATACAGGGGTAAGCATTGCGCAAGAGCAGTGTACATGCTATTTGCATAAAGCCTCAACGTGCCAATGTTGCAGTGAAGCGTGTCCAACAGGTGCCATAACGCTCACGCTGAATCATCCCATTTACGATGCTGCGCTTTGCCTGCAATGTGGAGCGTGTGAGAGTGCTTGTCCTATGGGAGCTATCGAAGCTCTAACGCCAAGCGATGCACAACTCGAAGAAGAAATTATCTCTAGGGCTGTTTTGAATGCGAAAATTATCTTTACATGTAAAGAATCTGAAAAGAAGCGTGAAGGCGCAATTTCTCTCAAATGCCTTGCACGGCTTGAGCCTTCTTTGCTTCTTCTTTCCCTTGCAAAAGGGGCATCGGAAATTAAATTGATCTCAGGAGAGTGCCAAAAATGTGCTCTTAACCATACTTTGCCTTCCATTCACAAAACGATTGAAATGACACAAAAATATGCTGATCTATGCACTGTTCATATCCCAATTGCATTGGAATGCGCACAGAATATTTCAGATAATAATCTTACATGTAAAGATCATTCTCGTAGAATATTTTTTTTAAAACTGTTTCGTAAAAAACGTGTGGAACCATCGGTAGAAACGGCAAAGATCAGACAGAATAATACAAAAATACCCATACCCAAAAAACATCAACGGTTCGTTCAGTCCTTACAATTATTGGCGGGGAAAACACCTTTGCCTTGCAGCGATGATGCTTTATTCCTAGCACCAAACATCGATACGACGCAGTGCATCGGATGCACTATCTGCGCCAATGTCTGCCCAACGGGAGCTCTTGAAACAGATACCAGCGAGGAGAATTTGGGGATTACATCTAAACGTTCACGCTGCGTTGCATGCCATTTATGCGTGGATGTTTGCTTTAAAAATGCTATTTCGCTTGATGCTCACAATGATCTTGATACGATTCTCTCAACGCAACAAATCCTTTTGTATGAACGACAAAAAAATGAAGATGCTTTTTCCTGTGTTACTGAAAAAATGGGTACGCTCTTGGGTGCAAAAATTTACAATACGTAG
- a CDS encoding thiazole synthase, protein MNDILKVGNIEFASRLIVGSGKYPDFQTTKDATLASGAKLITVAVRRVNITNPNEENLMDYFKGTDIKLLPNSAGCTTAEDAITLFRMVREATGLDLIKLEVIGDTAKTLYPDVMETLKACEVLAKDGFTIMTYTNDDPIMAKRLENAGSAAVMPLASPIGSGLGIQNRYNVLFIKEAVNIPVIVDAGIGCASDAAIAMEIGADGVLTNTAIAQARNPILMAEAMKYAVLAGRASFLAGRIAKKPFATASSPTEGLIEFSHKA, encoded by the coding sequence ATGAACGACATTCTTAAAGTTGGAAATATAGAATTTGCAAGCCGTTTGATCGTTGGAAGTGGTAAATACCCTGACTTTCAAACAACCAAAGATGCAACACTTGCGAGTGGCGCAAAACTCATCACCGTAGCGGTACGTCGCGTCAACATCACCAACCCTAACGAAGAAAATCTCATGGATTACTTCAAAGGAACCGACATCAAACTGCTTCCAAACTCAGCAGGCTGTACAACCGCCGAAGATGCTATTACACTTTTCAGAATGGTTCGAGAAGCGACAGGACTTGATCTCATTAAACTCGAAGTGATTGGCGATACGGCTAAAACACTCTACCCCGATGTTATGGAAACACTTAAAGCGTGTGAAGTTTTAGCCAAGGATGGCTTTACCATCATGACCTACACCAATGATGACCCGATTATGGCAAAACGCCTGGAAAATGCTGGAAGTGCCGCTGTTATGCCTTTAGCTTCGCCTATCGGCAGTGGGCTAGGCATTCAAAATCGCTATAACGTTCTGTTCATCAAAGAAGCGGTGAATATTCCTGTTATCGTTGATGCAGGTATTGGCTGTGCCAGTGACGCGGCTATTGCGATGGAAATTGGCGCCGATGGTGTACTAACCAACACGGCTATTGCACAAGCAAGAAACCCTATTTTAATGGCTGAAGCGATGAAATACGCTGTACTTGCAGGACGGGCAAGCTTCCTTGCAGGACGCATCGCGAAGAAGCCTTTTGCAACGGCCAGCTCACCGACAGAGGGATTGATCGAGTTTTCCCACAAAGCCTAA
- a CDS encoding 4Fe-4S dicluster domain-containing protein — MKQNELYTEKNTTKASKSSQRRQFLSSSAGIVVMLGLGFVGAQSKTQKLLRPPGGQNEDAFRAKCIKCDRCRSVCHTSVIGVTPIEEGFINARTPVMKFHLGFCDFCNQCVEVCPTQALEPFDKQTVKIGIATLTDTCIALNYGGCTLCFEACEYKAISLDDQKRPIIDADKCNGCGVCEKICPSLVLRSYIGGTLRGIEVRPIVKEAIV, encoded by the coding sequence ATGAAACAGAATGAATTGTATACGGAAAAAAATACCACAAAAGCTTCAAAAAGCTCTCAGCGTCGTCAATTTCTCTCTTCAAGTGCTGGTATTGTCGTCATGCTTGGTCTTGGGTTTGTTGGAGCACAGAGTAAAACACAAAAGCTGCTTCGTCCTCCAGGAGGGCAAAATGAAGATGCGTTTAGGGCGAAATGTATCAAATGCGATCGCTGTAGAAGTGTGTGCCACACGTCTGTCATTGGTGTTACTCCCATTGAAGAGGGGTTTATCAATGCGCGAACGCCTGTGATGAAGTTTCATCTCGGGTTTTGTGATTTTTGTAACCAATGTGTTGAGGTCTGTCCCACACAAGCCCTAGAACCTTTTGATAAACAAACGGTCAAAATAGGGATAGCAACCCTCACCGACACCTGCATTGCCCTCAATTATGGCGGCTGTACGCTCTGCTTTGAAGCATGCGAGTATAAAGCGATTTCGCTAGATGATCAAAAAAGACCTATCATTGATGCCGACAAATGCAATGGATGTGGCGTCTGTGAAAAAATATGCCCATCCCTTGTTTTAAGATCGTACATCGGCGGAACACTGCGTGGTATCGAAGTGAGACCCATAGTAAAAGAGGCAATCGTATGA
- a CDS encoding 4Fe-4S dicluster domain-containing protein, producing MKNTMVIDLDRCIGCYSCEIACKMENDVALGVYYNKVLTIGPTGTFPDIEQYFLPTICQQCYDAPCVGVCPTGAAYKAADGTVLVNKELCIGCKYCMMACPYGARSFNEAQKVVEKCTLCGHLQAIGEEPACVKVCCSKARTFGDIEDPNSHISQVLREAGSDNIHTLPDSGNHPSVKYILHRKTATWQATPPKETWRNSNQSGRKGDKQHG from the coding sequence ATGAAAAATACAATGGTTATTGACCTAGACCGCTGCATCGGCTGTTACTCGTGCGAAATTGCATGTAAGATGGAGAATGACGTTGCGCTAGGTGTTTATTACAATAAAGTGTTGACGATTGGACCAACAGGAACGTTCCCTGATATTGAACAGTATTTTCTGCCAACCATCTGCCAACAATGCTATGACGCCCCGTGTGTGGGGGTCTGTCCAACAGGTGCCGCATATAAAGCGGCTGATGGTACGGTGCTTGTGAATAAAGAGCTGTGCATTGGCTGTAAATACTGCATGATGGCATGTCCTTATGGTGCACGTTCTTTCAATGAAGCTCAAAAAGTTGTTGAAAAATGCACATTGTGCGGACACCTTCAAGCCATTGGCGAAGAACCTGCTTGTGTGAAAGTCTGTTGTTCTAAAGCGCGAACATTTGGAGACATTGAGGATCCAAACAGTCATATTTCACAAGTATTAAGAGAAGCGGGAAGTGATAATATTCATACCTTACCCGATAGTGGTAACCACCCTTCTGTGAAATATATCTTGCACCGCAAGACAGCTACATGGCAAGCAACTCCACCCAAAGAGACGTGGAGAAATAGTAATCAATCTGGACGAAAGGGAGATAAACAACATGGGTAG
- a CDS encoding TorD/DmsD family molecular chaperone has product MNQLTETITLMENRENMYQFLGRIYKLEVDKTLLDHMSHMQFSKECSGSESELAEGYQLFEDYFKQTKIDILTELAVDYAAVFLGAGIADGTVAYPYESVYTSPERLIMQDARDKVLAIYREKGLDKDEALDIPEDHIGLELEFMAYLCHEAKEAIVLNDWSAAAVSLQIQKDFLEHHLLNWMPEFCADIQKCSHVDFYKAIGKITHGYLDLDTQMIHYLSETMVLSNNEMGIENSAEDAS; this is encoded by the coding sequence ATGAATCAATTAACTGAAACTATAACCTTAATGGAAAATCGCGAAAATATGTACCAATTTTTGGGTCGGATATACAAGCTCGAAGTAGACAAAACATTGTTAGATCACATGTCACACATGCAATTTTCAAAAGAATGTAGCGGCAGTGAAAGTGAACTGGCAGAGGGATACCAATTGTTTGAGGACTATTTTAAACAAACAAAAATAGACATATTAACAGAACTTGCTGTTGACTATGCGGCTGTTTTTTTAGGTGCTGGCATTGCGGATGGTACGGTTGCGTATCCGTATGAGTCTGTGTACACCAGTCCTGAGCGACTCATTATGCAAGATGCCAGAGATAAGGTACTTGCCATTTACCGTGAGAAAGGTTTGGATAAAGATGAAGCTTTGGATATTCCTGAGGATCATATCGGTCTTGAGCTGGAATTTATGGCGTATTTATGCCATGAAGCCAAAGAGGCTATAGTTTTAAATGATTGGTCTGCGGCTGCTGTGTCACTTCAGATACAAAAAGATTTTTTAGAACACCATCTGCTCAATTGGATGCCCGAATTTTGTGCCGACATTCAAAAATGCTCACACGTTGATTTCTACAAAGCGATTGGCAAAATAACCCATGGATATTTAGACTTGGATACGCAAATGATCCATTATTTGAGCGAAACGATGGTGTTAAGCAATAATGAAATGGGTATCGAAAATAGCGCAGAAGATGCATCGTAA